The nucleotide window AACTCCTTTgggggtctcatatcagatatccttcaTACCAggtatttacattgtgattcataacagtagtgaaattacattcatgaagtagcaacaaaataattttattttgggggtcaccacaacgtgaggaactgtattaaagggtctcatcatctgacaactggggaacctgatTAGGACCGAGCGAGGCCCCCTGAATACAGGTGACAAGGGTGTGGCTTGGGCCGTATATAGGGCCagtggcagtgggaccaggatcttaCTCTAATACGTGAACTTTGTAGAgaccattctctatggagagatagcTTACTCAGTCTAggcacagggtgggggtggggggaataacaccttggtcctgcctcaagtagGGGACAGGACAGACCTAGtagacttcccaggggaggccttaacTCGCTGAGGAATGGGTAGGaggtggggagcaggaggagagaatggaaggagaacTGGGACtgatatgtaaaaataaattagttaatttaaaagatttacatATAGGttgccttttcttgttttttttttaaattacgttttaaaaaatttttatttagtgtaGATGTTAAGGAATGAGCTACTgcctgtgtgcagaggtcagaggacaacctatgCAAGTTAATTCTCTTCTTCAACCATGTGGgggcccagggatcaaactcagatagTCTTGTTAGTGGCGGGCACCTTTACCTACGAGccagccatcttcctggccttAGCTCAGCCTTTCTCATTGTTAATAATACTTTTGGAAAACAAGATATACTTTAATTCTAGTGaagttcaattttttatttttcttttgtggctcATGTCTtagtgtattttatttgtttggttttgatttgttacactactttatgtgtgtgttgtgtgcagtCTTGTCTGCCGTGGCAcacctgtggagggcagagaataAATTCCACCAAATGGGTCCTGAAGATCAAACCTGAGTCCTGAGGCTTCTCAATGGGTgcctttatccattgagccattaCCAACCCACATCTTGGTGGGAGAGTTGGGATGAACCTATTATCAAATCCAAAGTCATAAAAATGCAGCCGTATGTTTTCTTCCAAAAGTTTTATGAATTCTTACTCTTAAGTCCTTGCTCTGCTTTGCAGTAACTTGTACCTGGTATTCAGGTTGGGGCCCGACGCATCCCGTTGCCTACAGGTGTCCAGTGATTTCAGAACCACTTACTGACGACTGTATTCTCCCCTGGTGAGTGCTTTGGTGTCTGATGAAAAAGATCTCTTCACCTGGATCCAACACCGGTGCACAGACCCCTGGGTCTCTCATGATGCTGGTGTACCACTGCCTcagttattgttgttttgtgctgactttacattaaaaaaaatgtgtgtcttccaactttttctttctcaagattAGTTTTGACCTATTCTGGCCCCTTGCAAACTCAGCAGTTTCTACAGAGAAGCTGAGATTTGCGTAGGATTTTCACTGAGTTCACACACCATCCTGAAGGATGCTTATGTCTTGGCAAGTGCTAACTCTGATCCACACGCATGAAGCGATTTCCATTTATTTAGAGCCTGTTGAGTATCTTTCAACAATATCTTGTACTTTTCACACTATGCTTTTCATAAGTTTTGTCAAATTTATTCTcgcctttttaaattttagcacTTTAAAAAGTTGAATTGATTTCTTAATACTCTTTTTTTGGATCATTCATTGAGGTATCTAAGTAGGCAAAGGGGTGTGCTCCCGCGGCTACAGGGCTCACGTGGTCACCAGTCGGTTCTCTGCGTCGCACGTGGGGTCCAGCTGTTTGTACCCAACTGCCACCACAGCGTCTCGCCATGCCCGCAGACCTCAGCAAGTGGACCGGGCCGCTGAGCCTACAGGAGGTGGATGAGCGCCCACAACACCCACTGCAGGTCACCTACGCTGGAGTGGAGCTGGATGAGCTGGGACAAGTGCTGACACCTACTCAGGTTAAGAACAGACCCAGTAGCATTTCATGGGATGGCCTTGACCCAGCGAAACTCTACACCTTAGTCCTCACAGACCCGGATGCTCCCAGCAGGAAAGACCCCAAGtacagggagtggcaccatttcCTGGTGGTCAACATGAAGGGCAACGACATCAGCAGTGGGAAGGTCCTCTCGgattatgtgggttctgggcctCCCAGTGGCACCGGCCTCCATCGCTACGTGTGGCTGGTGTACGAGCAGGACAAGCCACTGAAGTGTGACGAGCCCATTCTCAGCAACAGGTCAGGAGACCACCGCGGCAAATTCAAGGTGGCGGCTTTCCGCAAGAAGTATCACCTGGGAGCCCCGGTAGCCGGCACGTGTTACCAGGCGGAATGGGACGATTATGTACCCAAGCTGTACAAGCAGCTGTCTGGGAAATAGGGGAGTCGCTTGCCAGTCCTAGCCACCCCCCTGCAGTGTCATGGGACTGAACAATGAGTAACAAGACTCTCTCCTCGCTCCCACCCTGCACAGGGGAGACTCCGGCTGTTTGGGGGCAGTAGTTTAGGTGACTCTTGCTTGTTGCTTGCCCTAAAGACTCCAGTTTGTTTTGGTCAAATTTAAGCTCCATCTGGTGGCTATTTGCCACTGTGATGGGGTTGttactctgtttttaaaagaatagtaaCTCCAAGagtagagaaggcagaaagaaagaaagaaagaaagaaagaaagaaagaaagaaagaaagaaagaaagaaagaaagaaagaaagaaagaaagaaagaaagaaagaaaacccaagtaAAAAGACCAGGTCTACAGGAAGAAGGCTAAATGTCCTTCGTTATGAAGAGACAGCTGTgatgcctgcctccgcctccatTCTGATGAGGAGCTGGTGCACAGTGGCCCCATCTAATGAGATGTGTTTTAAATCCTGTCTCCCGCCAGCACACCCAGAGACTTCGC belongs to Microtus pennsylvanicus isolate mMicPen1 chromosome 8, mMicPen1.hap1, whole genome shotgun sequence and includes:
- the LOC142855436 gene encoding phosphatidylethanolamine-binding protein 1, producing MPADLSKWTGPLSLQEVDERPQHPLQVTYAGVELDELGQVLTPTQVKNRPSSISWDGLDPAKLYTLVLTDPDAPSRKDPKYREWHHFLVVNMKGNDISSGKVLSDYVGSGPPSGTGLHRYVWLVYEQDKPLKCDEPILSNRSGDHRGKFKVAAFRKKYHLGAPVAGTCYQAEWDDYVPKLYKQLSGK